The proteins below come from a single Solea solea chromosome 6, fSolSol10.1, whole genome shotgun sequence genomic window:
- the atp6ap1la gene encoding ATPase H+ transporting accessory protein 1 like a isoform X1 produces the protein MTLPWKHCCIFLLSLLLHHEPSSTCLDGQPADSVQLFTVYKKEAAKSPLGQKPPPLQSPSVAQRRLLQLPGAAVPFPPLKVMSNAEPCIMFQARKLSLRYENQKQLDLTEQAFSPKKTVDTSQSVCYHDKAVLVMRFGDVEDLRSLSIRLQLSNTFYESSGQWWFSVNSVSLLYNMSGEASFNASEVYAPTSSSYHCLHVSNLQHHSALLLPSSDHAHRWTVTFTDFRIQAFNISSGRFSAASDCVTLLTPAILMGLISSLILLLVLVYALHMVIHLNHIDNEHKAEVYFPQNPEQRKPCYVENNAEEHYLQCEQNDC, from the exons ATGACTTTACCGTGGAAACACTGTTGcatctttctcctctctctcctcctacATCATGAGCCTTCTTCTACCTGCCTCGATGGTCAACCTGCTGACAG TGTGCAGCTGTTCACGGTATACAAGAAAGAAGCTGCAAAATCTCCTCTTGGCCAAAAGCCGCCTCCTCTCCAGTCTCCAAGTGTTGCACAGAGGAGGTTACTTCAGCTGCCAGGAGCTGCAGTGCCCTTCCCTCCCCTCAAG GTAATGTCCAATGCAGAGCCATGCATTATGTTCCAGGCCCGGAAACTGTCTCTGCGCTATGAGAACCAGAAGCAGCTGGACCTGACAGAGCAGGCTTTTTCCCCTAAGAAGACTGTGGACACCAGCCAGTCTGTCTGCTACCACGACAAGGCTGT gcTGGTCATGAGGTTTGGTGATGTAGAAGATTTAAGAAGCCTATCTATCAG ACTGCAGCTGTCCAACACTTTCTACGAGTCTTCAGGTCAGTGGTGGTTCTCTGTGAACAGTGTCTCTCTGCTCTACAACATGTCCGGAGAGGCATCATTCAATGCGAGCGAGGTTTATGctcccacctcctcttcctACCACTGTCTCCATGTCAGCAACCTGCAGCACCACAGCGCCCTGCTGCTGCCCAGCAGCGACCATGCCCACCGCTGGACTGTCACCTTCACCGACTTCCGG ATTCAGGCGTTCAACATCTCCTCTGGCAGGTTTTCTGCTGCGAGCGACTGTGTCACCCTCCTGACACCAGCCATCCTCATGGGCCTCATCTCTTCCCTCATCCTGCTGCTGGTCCTGGTCTATGCTCTACACATGGTCATCCACCTGAATCACATTGACAACGAACACAAAGCTGAAGTCTACTTCCCACAAAATCCCGAACAACGAAAACCCTGTTATGTGGAAAATAATGCAGAGGAACATTATCTTCAGTGTGAACAGAATGACTGTTAA
- the atp6ap1la gene encoding ATPase H+ transporting accessory protein 1 like a isoform X2 → MSNAEPCIMFQARKLSLRYENQKQLDLTEQAFSPKKTVDTSQSVCYHDKAVLVMRFGDVEDLRSLSIRLQLSNTFYESSGQWWFSVNSVSLLYNMSGEASFNASEVYAPTSSSYHCLHVSNLQHHSALLLPSSDHAHRWTVTFTDFRIQAFNISSGRFSAASDCVTLLTPAILMGLISSLILLLVLVYALHMVIHLNHIDNEHKAEVYFPQNPEQRKPCYVENNAEEHYLQCEQNDC, encoded by the exons ATGTCCAATGCAGAGCCATGCATTATGTTCCAGGCCCGGAAACTGTCTCTGCGCTATGAGAACCAGAAGCAGCTGGACCTGACAGAGCAGGCTTTTTCCCCTAAGAAGACTGTGGACACCAGCCAGTCTGTCTGCTACCACGACAAGGCTGT gcTGGTCATGAGGTTTGGTGATGTAGAAGATTTAAGAAGCCTATCTATCAG ACTGCAGCTGTCCAACACTTTCTACGAGTCTTCAGGTCAGTGGTGGTTCTCTGTGAACAGTGTCTCTCTGCTCTACAACATGTCCGGAGAGGCATCATTCAATGCGAGCGAGGTTTATGctcccacctcctcttcctACCACTGTCTCCATGTCAGCAACCTGCAGCACCACAGCGCCCTGCTGCTGCCCAGCAGCGACCATGCCCACCGCTGGACTGTCACCTTCACCGACTTCCGG ATTCAGGCGTTCAACATCTCCTCTGGCAGGTTTTCTGCTGCGAGCGACTGTGTCACCCTCCTGACACCAGCCATCCTCATGGGCCTCATCTCTTCCCTCATCCTGCTGCTGGTCCTGGTCTATGCTCTACACATGGTCATCCACCTGAATCACATTGACAACGAACACAAAGCTGAAGTCTACTTCCCACAAAATCCCGAACAACGAAAACCCTGTTATGTGGAAAATAATGCAGAGGAACATTATCTTCAGTGTGAACAGAATGACTGTTAA